The Salegentibacter mishustinae genomic interval TATCTCCTATGTATTTACCACCTACTACCATATCTACCAAAAGATAAAAAGGCTTATCAAAGGGCCAATTGTTATCATTAGGAGAAGATGGTCGGTTAAAAGTATAAATGATATTATCGGGATCATCAACATAGAATTTAATATATTGATCTGTCCACAATATACCATAAGCGTGAAATTCTTCTTCGACTGTTTCAAGATTATGATTTGCACTTATTAGTGAACCATTAAAAGCATTATTAGCGGCACTATGCACGTTAATATTGAATTCATTAGGCTTATGGGTAAAGTATTCCATTATATCGATTTCACCACATTGTGGCCATCCTACTGTAGCCTCATTATCACCAATTAAAACAAGTTTAGCCCAAATTCCATTTTTTTCCTGTTCCGGAAGTTTTGCACTAATTTCAATACGTCCATATTTAAAAGCATACTTGCTATTTATTCTTGCCGATGTATATACAGCAGCTTTCTTTTTGGCCGTAATTTTCATTGTTCCCCCGCTTAAACTCACATTTTCTTTGCGGTAAACCTGTAATTGATCTGCAACATCAGGATTAGTGGTGTTCTTAGATTCAAAAACCCAAATATCGTCTAAGACCGTTGTTTCATTAAATTCCTCATTCCATACCATAGTTGCATTGTCCCAATCTACGTCTACATTCCCCGGAGGTTCCATATTTATTTTGGTTCTTTCCAAAACAGGTTCAGAATCAGTGGAGTCGTCGGTAGAGCTACACCCAGTGAGAAATAAAGTAATAAGCGTAACTACCAAAATTCGGTTAAAGTAAAATTTATTCATTTTCATGGCGGTGTTAGCTTTTAATAATTAAGAAGAAAATTCTTCCCTTCTAATCTTAAAGTTAATAAAAAGTGAGGGAATTCGTACTTAAATTCATCAAAAATAATTGACTTTCAGAGGAATAACTCCTTTAACGTCTATAAAAAATAGATGAATATCAATTATTATTTTTAATTTTTAGCTGAAAAATGATCCTCTTAAAGTAAAGACCGCTTACTAGAAATAAGATTAAAATAGCTAGAAGAACTAAATTAGGGCGCGTGAAAAAAGATATGAATTCCGGTTAATATTTATAAATAAAAGAAGAAAGTACTGCCTGTACCGGGTTCACTTTCTATCCAAATTTTCCCATTATGTTTTTCTATAATTCTGGCTACTATAGATAGGCCAACACCAGTTCCTTTAAAATCATTTTTAGAAGCCCGGGAAAACACATTAAAAATTTTATCCTGGTCATTTTTGGCTATCCCAATCCCATTATCCTTAATATAGAAAATCTCCCTGTTATCTTTTGAAATACTCCCAATTTCAAGTTTTGGAGTTTTAGCT includes:
- a CDS encoding glycoside hydrolase family 16 protein, whose amino-acid sequence is MNKFYFNRILVVTLITLFLTGCSSTDDSTDSEPVLERTKINMEPPGNVDVDWDNATMVWNEEFNETTVLDDIWVFESKNTTNPDVADQLQVYRKENVSLSGGTMKITAKKKAAVYTSARINSKYAFKYGRIEISAKLPEQEKNGIWAKLVLIGDNEATVGWPQCGEIDIMEYFTHKPNEFNINVHSAANNAFNGSLISANHNLETVEEEFHAYGILWTDQYIKFYVDDPDNIIYTFNRPSSPNDNNWPFDKPFYLLVDMVVGGKYIGDNGVDDTLFPAEMEIDYIRVYHIQ